The proteins below come from a single bacterium genomic window:
- a CDS encoding cytidylate kinase-like family protein produces MSTQTPFVITISRQFGSGGAFLGQRIAARLHIYYVDREIIGKAAEIIHPPEDNKKAMSKSSINRLESLLKSFEHTEPRSCCKPLADLPPPDDESYVMEAPIVTWIAQHWHSVIVGRGGYHLLRHNPRHLAVYIHADMDFRLERIQSIYGVSPAQALKLIEASDRDRKLFIYNTTGSTWENTQQYHLSIDTSALGFTLPEEMILDSMLARLENSLD; encoded by the coding sequence ATGTCAACGCAGACACCGTTTGTCATTACAATAAGCAGACAGTTCGGAAGTGGTGGAGCGTTTCTCGGACAGCGTATCGCCGCTCGTTTGCACATATATTATGTAGACAGAGAAATAATAGGCAAGGCTGCCGAAATAATACATCCGCCGGAAGACAACAAGAAAGCGATGAGCAAGAGTTCTATCAACAGATTAGAGTCATTGCTTAAATCATTCGAGCATACCGAGCCGAGGAGTTGCTGTAAGCCACTCGCTGATCTACCTCCACCGGACGATGAATCTTATGTTATGGAAGCCCCGATTGTGACTTGGATCGCACAACACTGGCATTCAGTAATAGTTGGGCGAGGCGGCTATCACCTGTTGCGGCATAACCCAAGGCATCTTGCTGTTTATATACATGCAGATATGGACTTTCGATTAGAGCGCATCCAGAGCATCTACGGCGTATCTCCGGCACAAGCATTGAAGCTGATAGAAGCAAGTGACAGAGATCGCAAACTGTTTATCTACAACACAACAGGATCAACCTGGGAGAATACACAGCAATATCACCTTTCTATCGATACAAGCGCACTAGGCTTTACACTTCCCGAGGAGATGATCCTGGACTCTATGCTCGCACGGCTTGAGAATAGCCTTGACTAG
- a CDS encoding radical SAM protein, with amino-acid sequence MINKHFSLLDLWHGKEIEFSGPLARVLGSRLKDNAAIKIYVSTIGKFKKGKHIELLGMATQITDDGTFLASATGPMSNIPDAKKAIKSVEDAIRRRGKPIIRRDDALIYTSYQPPVPTKASMKLLGNHLALVLDGHPQPTVCTLQVTTKCQANCVHCSAVRYKDPDKVELTTDEWKKVITDSQRLGVVSIVFTGGEPLTRPDIYELIDYVDKDEAIALMFCNGLLLNDKNVKKLAASGLYAIHVSIDSPNPDEHDSMRRVPGCFQKAVDGLKRCKDAGIMTGISTYATPERLHNGQIVEMIELAKTIGTDEITIFDVVPTGRLLLEDRKHLLTDEDKAELCRIEEECNIGHPLPQVITQAHINGPTGNGCFAGWCQFYVTAFGDVTPCDFTPLSFGNVRNGEVEASWQKIVSHENYGCHNSCCRMQNPEFRSRWIDKIPHSGPFPYPISDVDKLPDPSENEVLQNAVSHSSVGIKH; translated from the coding sequence ATGATTAATAAGCATTTTTCATTACTTGATTTATGGCATGGAAAGGAAATTGAGTTCTCAGGACCTCTAGCCCGGGTTCTCGGTTCGCGGCTTAAAGACAACGCAGCCATAAAGATATATGTGTCAACTATCGGAAAATTCAAAAAAGGTAAACACATCGAACTACTTGGAATGGCAACTCAAATTACTGATGACGGAACTTTCTTGGCATCAGCAACCGGTCCAATGTCGAATATTCCTGATGCGAAAAAGGCTATAAAAAGTGTTGAGGATGCTATTCGTCGACGAGGTAAACCTATAATCCGACGAGATGATGCACTAATATATACTTCATATCAGCCTCCAGTGCCAACGAAGGCTTCGATGAAACTGCTCGGCAATCACCTGGCGCTGGTATTGGATGGCCATCCTCAGCCGACAGTATGTACGCTTCAGGTTACTACAAAGTGCCAGGCCAATTGTGTCCACTGCAGTGCAGTCAGATACAAGGATCCAGATAAAGTCGAACTTACAACCGATGAATGGAAGAAAGTGATAACTGATTCCCAGCGACTTGGTGTTGTAAGTATTGTTTTTACAGGTGGCGAGCCCTTGACCAGACCAGACATCTATGAGCTTATAGATTATGTCGATAAGGATGAGGCTATCGCACTGATGTTCTGTAATGGCCTGCTGCTTAATGATAAGAATGTAAAAAAGCTGGCCGCATCAGGTCTGTATGCCATTCATGTCTCCATAGATTCGCCCAATCCTGATGAGCACGACAGTATGCGCCGCGTGCCTGGCTGTTTCCAGAAAGCTGTCGATGGGCTAAAGCGCTGTAAAGATGCAGGTATAATGACAGGTATCTCCACATATGCCACTCCTGAGCGCCTCCATAATGGCCAGATAGTTGAAATGATTGAACTGGCAAAAACGATCGGTACAGACGAAATCACAATCTTTGATGTCGTTCCCACAGGCCGCCTGCTTTTGGAAGACAGAAAACACCTGTTGACTGATGAAGACAAAGCGGAGCTTTGCCGGATCGAAGAAGAGTGCAACATCGGGCATCCGCTTCCGCAAGTTATAACTCAGGCTCATATCAATGGACCTACAGGGAATGGTTGCTTCGCAGGCTGGTGTCAGTTTTATGTTACAGCTTTCGGAGATGTGACTCCATGTGATTTCACCCCATTGTCTTTCGGCAATGTGAGAAACGGGGAAGTGGAAGCATCCTGGCAAAAAATCGTTAGTCATGAAAATTATGGCTGTCATAACTCATGCTGCAGAATGCAGAATCCAGAGTTCAGATCACGCTGGATCGATAAGATTCCTCATTCTGGACCATTCCCATACCCAATAAGTGATGTGGATAAACTGCCTGACCCGTCGGAGAATGAAGTTCTGCAAAATGCCGTAAGCCACTCATCAGTTGGAATCAAGCACTAG
- a CDS encoding SDR family oxidoreductase → MYPELSGKHALVTGAARGFGRSIAIRLAAEGSTVIVNYRRSKIDAQSVVAEIEAAGGRAIALRGDMGSEESLDRLFKEIASELGSLDILVANAAFGIPGPLMNSSTKHWDVTMSSSARSLLDLAKRAVPLMTSDYKRIISITSSGGHRVLAQYGLMGVAKGAMESLTRSLAVELAPQGILVNGVLAGVADTKSLRAISGVEDLLTSAKGRTPLGRLVEPQDIADVVAFLVSEQARMICGQFVVVDGGFEVLA, encoded by the coding sequence ATGTATCCAGAACTTTCAGGAAAACACGCACTGGTGACGGGCGCAGCCCGAGGCTTTGGCCGATCAATTGCCATAAGACTGGCGGCTGAGGGGAGCACGGTCATTGTCAACTATCGAAGAAGCAAGATCGACGCTCAGAGCGTAGTTGCCGAGATAGAAGCTGCCGGAGGCCGAGCAATCGCACTGCGCGGTGACATGGGTAGCGAGGAGAGCCTGGATCGGCTCTTCAAGGAGATTGCGTCCGAACTTGGAAGTCTCGATATCCTGGTTGCAAATGCCGCATTTGGGATACCGGGTCCTTTGATGAACTCGTCCACCAAGCATTGGGATGTCACGATGTCATCGTCGGCACGCTCACTTCTTGATCTAGCAAAACGCGCGGTCCCGTTGATGACTTCTGATTACAAGCGGATTATTAGTATCACCAGTTCGGGCGGACACAGAGTGTTGGCGCAATACGGGCTGATGGGCGTGGCAAAAGGCGCCATGGAATCGCTTACCCGAAGCCTGGCTGTCGAACTCGCCCCTCAAGGAATTCTCGTGAACGGCGTGCTGGCAGGGGTGGCGGATACCAAATCGCTCCGCGCCATTTCTGGAGTCGAGGATCTGCTAACGAGCGCGAAAGGCCGCACTCCGCTCGGACGTCTGGTGGAACCGCAAGACATCGCAGATGTGGTGGCTTTTCTTGTTTCGGAACAGGCTCGGATGATTTGTGGTCAGTTCGTAGTTGTCGACGGCGGGTTTGAGGTTCTCGCTTAG
- a CDS encoding AarF/ABC1/UbiB kinase family protein, translating to MQFEAISRHTKRYRQIGVVAAHHHLGYLLDQAGLARLLPRRWRRSNETEAEFPGRTTWRRVRLALEELGGTFIKLGQILSTRRDLLPDELVDELEKLQDEVPFLHYSKVRQVIEEEMGADPEELFATFEHNPVAAASIAQVHFATLHTGDEVAVKVQRPHIEDEMETDFEILLNLAKLLERSTSWARQQGVVDIVRQIMEATREEMDFTLEGHNADRFRDSFAEEPGVHIPRIYWKYTTKRVLTMERITGIKLNDLMTIDTKLVDRKGIAKLGAKLYLKQVLEDGFFHADPHAGNIFIEENGRIAFVDFGAVGRIDEDLREQITDLFLAIVHRDIKAIIDALLTIGIAPNDVDRAAMARDISRTVSKYYGLPIQQLRAAEIVSKQMALARKYSIRIPADFTLATKTVVILDGIGRGIDPTFNIFEVAQPFAREMIRRRFSPVRFIVDMLNDVQGAHRLLRSAPQDFANLLDSLNSGRLTVRFEPTKIDKPISHLHQMTNRLSFSVVVAAIIVGSSLIVQAGVGPLLHGWPVLGIVGFVTASLLGFYLLISMLRHGRL from the coding sequence ATGCAGTTTGAGGCGATAAGTAGACACACAAAACGTTATAGACAAATCGGCGTCGTTGCGGCGCATCATCATCTAGGCTATCTGCTGGACCAAGCGGGGCTCGCAAGATTGTTGCCACGAAGATGGCGTCGAAGTAATGAGACTGAAGCCGAGTTTCCAGGGCGAACCACATGGCGTAGAGTTCGGCTTGCGCTGGAGGAATTAGGTGGCACGTTCATTAAGTTGGGGCAGATACTGAGTACCCGGCGTGACTTATTACCTGATGAGCTAGTGGACGAACTGGAGAAGCTTCAAGATGAAGTTCCGTTTCTTCACTATTCAAAGGTCAGGCAGGTAATCGAGGAAGAGATGGGCGCTGATCCTGAAGAGTTATTCGCTACCTTTGAACACAATCCGGTCGCCGCAGCATCTATCGCACAAGTCCACTTTGCGACATTGCACACTGGTGATGAAGTGGCAGTGAAAGTGCAGCGGCCACACATAGAGGACGAAATGGAGACCGACTTCGAGATCTTGCTCAATCTAGCAAAGCTGCTTGAGCGAAGTACGTCTTGGGCAAGACAACAGGGCGTGGTCGACATAGTGCGTCAGATCATGGAAGCAACACGCGAAGAGATGGATTTCACGCTGGAGGGACACAATGCCGACCGCTTCCGTGACAGCTTTGCCGAAGAACCGGGAGTTCACATTCCGAGAATCTATTGGAAATATACAACTAAACGGGTGCTCACAATGGAGCGCATCACAGGCATCAAGCTGAATGACCTTATGACAATTGACACAAAACTGGTTGACCGCAAAGGGATCGCAAAACTTGGTGCAAAGCTGTATTTGAAACAAGTCCTTGAAGATGGTTTCTTTCACGCGGACCCCCATGCAGGTAATATTTTCATCGAAGAGAACGGTCGAATTGCATTTGTAGATTTCGGTGCAGTCGGGCGTATTGATGAAGACTTGCGCGAGCAGATTACCGATCTCTTTTTGGCTATCGTCCACCGCGATATCAAAGCCATCATAGACGCGCTTCTGACAATCGGCATTGCACCAAACGACGTTGATCGCGCCGCAATGGCCAGAGACATCTCGCGGACAGTCAGCAAATACTATGGCCTACCAATCCAACAACTACGTGCCGCAGAGATTGTCAGCAAGCAGATGGCACTCGCCCGAAAGTACAGCATACGCATCCCTGCCGACTTTACACTTGCAACGAAGACAGTTGTGATTCTGGATGGAATCGGCCGTGGCATTGATCCCACTTTCAACATCTTCGAGGTAGCTCAGCCTTTCGCACGCGAGATGATCCGGCGCAGGTTCTCACCCGTCCGGTTTATTGTTGACATGCTGAATGATGTGCAAGGCGCACACCGGCTACTTCGTTCCGCCCCGCAGGATTTCGCCAACCTGCTCGATTCGCTCAACTCGGGCAGGCTGACCGTGAGGTTTGAACCGACCAAGATAGATAAACCTATCTCACATCTGCACCAGATGACAAACCGCCTATCGTTTAGTGTTGTCGTAGCAGCGATCATTGTCGGCTCTTCTCTGATCGTTCAAGCCGGAGTGGGACCGCTGCTTCATGGCTGGCCAGTCCTCGGAATTGTGGGCTTCGTTACCGCCTCACTGTTGGGGTTCTATCTTCTCATATCGATGCTGCGCCATGGGCGGCTCTAG
- a CDS encoding TolC family protein codes for MKLRIEPSICVILCILPSICSGQAQMTIDECVNTAIAYNRSIQLSQQDANIAVGRIKEVKGAGNTHLNVFGQGKDRSDVINLPLAVGIDNGNLILSSFPYIPKAAASYGVSVSQVLDFNGMIRTGTNVAKIDAQTAGLNISGTRNDVVLQTKLAYYDVLRSEELLDVAKEAMKNAETRKHTAQALVDTGIASKVDIIRADASISAAQQSIITAQNAIQVTKSVVNRIIGVDVNTPFEVDKPNEDALNLAPYETYLNEALAKRPEAAIASKNISASKLRYKLAKNGMSPSFVFSAGGQVDAIHDIEQENFAYVGLSATFPLSDGGETSGRKEQAKAGIESAKIAEADTKAAITLQVKTAYVRVQNAAEKLATANKELEQAAESLRLSRARYSEGMSSQVELSDAELTFTQAQTNVVNARYEQLGSQAELERAIGKYAK; via the coding sequence AATTATCACAACAAGATGCAAACATTGCCGTTGGTCGGATAAAGGAAGTAAAAGGAGCGGGTAATACGCATCTTAATGTATTCGGTCAGGGCAAAGACAGAAGCGATGTCATAAATCTTCCGCTTGCGGTCGGAATCGATAATGGAAATTTGATCTTGAGCAGCTTTCCTTATATACCCAAAGCAGCGGCATCATATGGAGTGTCCGTTTCTCAGGTTCTTGATTTCAATGGAATGATTCGCACCGGAACTAATGTGGCAAAAATCGATGCGCAAACAGCAGGGCTAAACATATCCGGAACTCGTAACGATGTAGTTTTACAGACAAAACTGGCATATTATGATGTTCTTCGTAGCGAGGAATTGCTGGATGTTGCTAAAGAAGCAATGAAAAATGCCGAGACACGAAAGCATACGGCACAGGCTCTTGTTGACACTGGAATTGCATCAAAAGTGGACATCATACGGGCAGATGCCTCAATTTCAGCAGCACAACAGTCTATTATAACAGCTCAGAATGCTATTCAAGTTACGAAATCTGTCGTAAACCGCATAATTGGGGTCGATGTAAATACACCTTTCGAAGTAGATAAGCCTAATGAAGACGCACTTAACCTTGCTCCTTACGAGACTTACCTCAATGAAGCTCTTGCAAAACGCCCTGAAGCAGCAATCGCATCTAAAAACATCAGCGCATCAAAGCTTCGCTATAAGCTGGCAAAGAACGGGATGTCTCCCAGTTTCGTTTTCAGTGCCGGAGGGCAGGTCGATGCTATTCACGATATCGAGCAAGAGAATTTTGCTTATGTAGGGCTATCTGCAACATTTCCACTTTCAGATGGCGGCGAAACTAGTGGGAGAAAAGAGCAGGCAAAGGCAGGTATTGAATCAGCAAAGATTGCTGAAGCAGACACAAAAGCTGCAATTACTTTGCAAGTAAAAACTGCGTATGTCCGTGTTCAGAATGCAGCCGAGAAACTTGCTACTGCAAATAAAGAGCTTGAACAGGCTGCAGAGAGCCTAAGGCTCTCGCGTGCGCGCTATTCGGAAGGCATGTCGAGTCAGGTTGAACTCAGTGATGCCGAACTGACATTTACACAAGCGCAGACGAATGTAGTCAACGCTCGATATGAGCAACTTGGATCACAGGCAGAACTGGAACGAGCAATCGGTAAATATGCAAAATAG
- a CDS encoding polyhydroxyalkanoate synthesis regulator, with translation MFELVRKAMLISIGTLSLTKETAEKFTADLTKKGELTEDQAKELVNELIARGDKERAQIRPVVEKHVQKLLAETGMVTKSDIQRLEDRIASLERELESLSISS, from the coding sequence ATGTTTGAGTTAGTAAGGAAAGCAATGTTAATAAGTATTGGAACGCTCTCTCTGACTAAAGAGACTGCTGAGAAATTCACAGCAGACTTAACCAAGAAGGGAGAATTGACCGAGGATCAGGCGAAGGAATTGGTAAATGAACTGATCGCACGAGGAGATAAGGAGAGAGCACAAATTCGCCCCGTGGTCGAGAAGCACGTGCAGAAGCTGTTAGCAGAGACGGGTATGGTGACAAAATCGGATATTCAACGATTGGAGGACAGGATTGCTTCTCTTGAAAGAGAACTGGAATCACTCTCCATTAGCTCCTGA
- a CDS encoding cytidylate kinase-like family protein, which translates to MIKQTPFVITISRQLGSGGSYLGQKLASRFGILYADRDILRQAAKSLNVSSEVAEPSDEKVTPVWLSLLRSFEKGQPELCYVPPANLPPNDDEFHTAESSVIRQIAKSWSSVIIGRGGYHLLRDNPWHFAVFLHANVDFRSKRIQEIHDLSSENAMKLIERNDQDRKRYHHIVFGSDWTDARQYHLSIDTSSIGFDTAEEIIADSVLAKLNV; encoded by the coding sequence GTGATAAAACAAACACCATTCGTTATCACAATAAGCAGGCAACTTGGAAGCGGAGGCTCATACCTGGGCCAGAAACTGGCATCTCGATTTGGTATCTTATATGCAGACAGGGATATTTTACGCCAAGCAGCAAAGTCATTGAATGTCTCCAGTGAGGTCGCAGAACCAAGTGATGAAAAGGTTACCCCTGTATGGCTATCATTATTGAGAAGTTTTGAAAAAGGGCAGCCAGAGCTTTGCTATGTTCCGCCTGCAAATTTACCGCCAAATGATGACGAATTTCACACTGCGGAATCTTCAGTTATCAGGCAGATCGCTAAGAGTTGGTCTTCAGTTATTATCGGCAGAGGTGGATATCATCTGCTGCGAGACAATCCATGGCATTTTGCAGTTTTTCTACACGCCAATGTGGATTTTCGTTCCAAACGCATTCAGGAGATACATGATTTATCTTCTGAAAATGCAATGAAACTAATCGAAAGAAACGATCAGGATCGCAAACGATATCATCATATTGTATTCGGCAGTGATTGGACAGACGCAAGGCAATATCATCTTTCAATCGATACAAGCTCAATAGGATTTGACACAGCCGAAGAAATAATTGCTGACAGTGTTCTTGCAAAATTGAATGTCTGA
- the plsX gene encoding phosphate acyltransferase PlsX, with protein MADDALAAMMSSRDHIIQASAIPGSLRPVRVVVDAMGGDYAPAEIVRGATQASCAVGAHVLLVGDPDRVDEELKRISCRRACVSVIPVHSVIEMDEKPLQAFRSKPDSSIAVAMSLLAQGKADALVTAGSTGAMVTAACLILGRLEGIKRPAITIMIPTPEHQVILLDAGANISATAQQLLQFALLGSAFARCNLEVCEPRVGLLNVGPEITKGGSTLLEAYELLAGSQLNFIGNVEGNDIAEGWADVIVCDGYVGNVVLKHTEAWSQALLAMLGNRLSRNPLLWPGYPFTMMAMSHLRNDLSSAHHGGATLLGVKGLCIKCRGNSRAKGISNAIAAAVRYHHAGLIPQLTESLSTTTTEGADDTIP; from the coding sequence ATGGCAGACGATGCGTTGGCAGCAATGATGAGTAGTCGCGACCATATAATTCAGGCCTCGGCAATACCAGGTTCACTACGGCCAGTACGTGTAGTCGTGGATGCCATGGGGGGAGATTATGCTCCAGCGGAAATCGTGAGAGGAGCCACACAAGCTTCTTGCGCTGTCGGTGCACACGTACTGCTGGTAGGCGATCCGGACCGGGTGGACGAAGAGCTGAAGCGTATTTCATGTCGACGGGCATGCGTCTCCGTTATCCCCGTACATAGTGTAATTGAGATGGACGAGAAGCCACTTCAAGCATTTCGTTCCAAGCCCGATTCTTCAATTGCCGTTGCCATGAGCTTACTCGCTCAAGGCAAAGCCGACGCGCTCGTCACCGCAGGCAGTACGGGCGCGATGGTAACGGCGGCTTGCCTTATTCTGGGTCGGTTGGAGGGTATCAAACGGCCGGCAATAACTATTATGATCCCGACGCCTGAGCACCAAGTGATCCTCCTCGATGCTGGTGCCAACATCAGTGCGACAGCACAGCAGTTGCTGCAATTTGCACTGCTCGGAAGTGCTTTCGCCAGATGCAACTTGGAAGTTTGCGAACCTAGGGTTGGATTGCTCAACGTGGGGCCAGAGATTACCAAAGGGGGATCGACCTTACTAGAAGCTTATGAGCTATTAGCCGGGTCTCAATTGAACTTCATCGGCAATGTCGAAGGCAACGATATCGCAGAAGGATGGGCCGACGTTATCGTGTGTGACGGATACGTCGGCAATGTTGTTCTTAAACATACGGAGGCGTGGTCACAGGCATTACTCGCAATGTTGGGGAATCGTCTGAGTAGGAACCCTTTGCTTTGGCCCGGATACCCATTCACCATGATGGCCATGTCACACCTTCGTAATGATCTTAGTTCAGCTCACCATGGAGGTGCAACCTTGCTGGGAGTCAAAGGCCTCTGCATCAAGTGCCGGGGGAACTCGAGAGCGAAGGGAATTAGCAATGCGATTGCCGCCGCTGTTCGATATCACCACGCTGGGTTGATACCCCAACTCACGGAGAGTCTCTCGACAACAACGACAGAAGGGGCTGACGATACAATTCCCTGA
- a CDS encoding patatin-like phospholipase family protein: MHIGLALSGGGAIGAAHIGVLEQIEEHRVHPDSICGTSAGAIVGLLYADGGIDAIFRFLKLLETDGLIRSPLGLLARTPEKIWTLVGEALSMCVEARSFEDLQVPFSCVATDIVTGAPVVIDSGDPVAAVKASAAYPGVFAIQRVSGHYLVDGGITRNLPADIVRKSGADFVIGSSLYRVPEVKYNRGKPRLSRVEVALRALEIMELEMSLQQIKLCDFCFQPPVETYRWYDFDRVAEILRLGRRDASENVGMLLAKLRAHPQSI; the protein is encoded by the coding sequence ATGCATATAGGACTTGCACTCAGCGGTGGTGGGGCGATTGGCGCTGCCCACATAGGGGTGTTGGAGCAGATTGAGGAACACCGCGTGCATCCGGACTCTATCTGTGGGACATCTGCAGGTGCGATTGTAGGCCTGCTATACGCAGACGGTGGAATCGATGCTATCTTCCGCTTCCTGAAACTGCTGGAGACAGACGGACTGATTAGGAGCCCGTTGGGACTACTGGCGCGAACACCGGAGAAGATATGGACGCTGGTGGGCGAGGCGCTGTCGATGTGCGTTGAGGCCCGGTCGTTTGAGGATCTGCAGGTGCCATTCTCTTGCGTCGCTACCGACATTGTTACAGGTGCTCCAGTAGTCATCGATTCCGGGGACCCGGTAGCAGCCGTCAAAGCCTCGGCTGCCTATCCAGGCGTGTTTGCTATCCAACGGGTCAGTGGCCATTACCTCGTAGATGGCGGAATCACCAGAAATCTTCCGGCCGATATCGTTCGCAAGTCCGGCGCGGACTTCGTTATTGGCTCCTCGCTCTATCGTGTGCCAGAGGTCAAATACAACAGGGGCAAGCCACGCCTGAGCCGGGTAGAAGTGGCTTTAAGGGCTTTAGAGATAATGGAACTTGAGATGTCCTTACAGCAGATCAAACTGTGCGACTTCTGCTTCCAGCCGCCCGTGGAGACATACCGGTGGTACGACTTTGACCGGGTGGCGGAGATATTGCGGCTTGGTAGAAGGGATGCTTCAGAGAACGTAGGCATGCTGCTGGCAAAGCTTCGAGCGCATCCTCAGTCTATATGA
- a CDS encoding acyloxyacyl hydrolase has protein sequence MMFWNEDGIRLALFVLALLLIPGSALCIERDLGFHQRGDVQWTQWLGTGENHRIPSGTHVPHFCFDGLGVEYGKFISPRKSLGCELFLSEQIGSGNNNAGAILGDYRNYFFVHGRFAADYTAGIGVMHMRDKVSGQATKNNFCERLSVGLHYATGPNNAVSLEYRFYHASNAGIERPNHGINATTVVIGYSWYR, from the coding sequence ATGATGTTTTGGAATGAAGACGGTATTCGCTTGGCATTGTTCGTTCTAGCTCTATTGCTGATTCCAGGATCTGCTTTATGTATCGAGCGCGACCTTGGCTTCCATCAGCGTGGTGACGTGCAGTGGACACAGTGGCTTGGAACCGGCGAGAACCATCGAATACCGAGTGGTACCCATGTGCCTCATTTTTGCTTCGATGGTCTTGGCGTTGAGTATGGGAAGTTTATATCACCAAGGAAAAGCCTCGGCTGTGAGTTGTTTCTATCAGAGCAGATTGGCAGTGGAAACAACAATGCCGGTGCGATTCTAGGCGACTACAGAAACTACTTTTTCGTTCACGGACGGTTCGCAGCAGACTATACCGCAGGAATTGGCGTGATGCATATGCGTGACAAAGTAAGCGGACAGGCAACAAAGAACAACTTCTGTGAGCGACTGTCTGTGGGCTTGCATTATGCCACCGGTCCAAACAACGCCGTGAGTTTGGAATACAGATTCTACCACGCGTCAAATGCTGGTATCGAGCGACCAAACCATGGGATCAATGCGACCACGGTTGTCATAGGCTATAGCTGGTACAGATAA
- a CDS encoding radical SAM protein, with translation MMDITQSTKRYAATEAARVLPRLLARSSDANLIRLTRVLEGIALQEVHKVQMRQLRGLFQQKHPALTLGRRVLREINPKCRRKLVENLGLNAIYFGAERRDELMANDQAAPFLLVISPTERCNLHCRGCWAAKYRKDSDMPLELLDRIITEAKEMGIYFFTITGGEPFIRKDLFDIYAKHNDVYFQVYTNGTLINDSIARKLAELGNVVPAISIEGFEEQTDDRRGRGTFAQLMEAMDTLRRKQVPFGFSSMTARKNVDVVASDEFVDMLIEKGCLFGWYFTYVPIGMNPDPSQMLTPAERECQRERVQHIRATKPIFVADFWNDGWTTNGCMAARLYAHINSNGDVEPCAFVHFAVDNIKEKSLSEGLNSSFFQAIRNRYPWTDNQLKPCMFLDNPHVLREAVAESGAYATHEGAESLITELAPTLDRYAEEMEHLTDPMWEKLQGQLRVPGRLPEDKTMVSRGE, from the coding sequence ATGATGGATATCACACAATCAACGAAGCGCTATGCAGCCACGGAAGCAGCACGGGTACTGCCGCGCCTTTTGGCGAGGAGTTCGGATGCTAACCTGATCAGATTGACGCGAGTATTGGAAGGGATCGCGCTGCAAGAAGTACACAAGGTGCAAATGCGGCAGTTGCGAGGGCTGTTTCAGCAGAAGCATCCTGCCTTGACACTCGGCCGCAGAGTACTGCGAGAGATCAATCCTAAATGCAGGCGCAAACTCGTGGAGAACCTGGGCCTGAACGCGATCTACTTCGGCGCAGAACGCCGCGATGAATTGATGGCCAATGATCAGGCAGCGCCTTTTCTTCTAGTAATTAGCCCGACCGAGAGGTGTAACCTGCACTGCCGCGGGTGCTGGGCGGCAAAGTATCGAAAGGACAGTGATATGCCTCTGGAACTATTGGACAGGATAATCACTGAAGCCAAAGAGATGGGCATTTACTTTTTTACAATTACAGGAGGTGAACCTTTTATTAGGAAGGACCTGTTTGACATTTATGCCAAACACAATGACGTCTACTTCCAGGTCTACACCAATGGCACACTGATCAATGACAGCATAGCTCGAAAACTTGCAGAACTGGGAAATGTCGTGCCGGCGATCAGTATCGAAGGCTTCGAAGAACAGACTGATGATCGTCGTGGACGGGGTACATTTGCACAGCTTATGGAAGCAATGGATACTCTCCGGCGAAAACAAGTGCCTTTCGGTTTTTCCAGTATGACAGCCCGTAAGAACGTCGATGTAGTAGCAAGCGATGAATTCGTTGATATGCTGATCGAGAAAGGGTGCCTCTTCGGGTGGTATTTCACATATGTCCCCATTGGCATGAATCCCGATCCCTCGCAGATGCTGACTCCAGCGGAGCGCGAGTGTCAGCGGGAACGTGTCCAGCATATCAGAGCAACCAAGCCTATCTTCGTTGCGGACTTCTGGAACGATGGATGGACAACAAATGGGTGTATGGCTGCCCGGCTCTACGCACATATCAACAGTAATGGTGATGTAGAACCTTGTGCATTTGTTCACTTCGCAGTGGATAACATCAAAGAGAAAAGTCTGAGCGAAGGCCTCAATTCTTCTTTCTTCCAAGCAATACGGAATCGTTACCCCTGGACGGATAACCAACTTAAGCCATGTATGTTTTTAGACAATCCCCATGTTTTGCGAGAAGCAGTGGCAGAGAGTGGAGCCTACGCGACACATGAGGGTGCAGAAAGCCTTATCACCGAACTGGCTCCGACGCTGGACCGCTACGCAGAGGAGATGGAGCATCTTACCGATCCTATGTGGGAGAAACTCCAGGGGCAACTACGGGTACCTGGTAGGTTGCCCGAAGACAAGACCATGGTGAGTCGGGGAGAGTAA